In a genomic window of Hyla sarda isolate aHylSar1 unplaced genomic scaffold, aHylSar1.hap1 scaffold_38, whole genome shotgun sequence:
- the MED21 gene encoding mediator of RNA polymerase II transcription subunit 21 isoform X1 translates to MADRLTQLQDALNSLADQFCNAIGVLQQCAPPASFNNIQTGIGKEQPTNPTEEYAQLFATLIARTAKDIDVLIDSLPSEESTAALQAASLYQLEEENHNAATRLEEVVFRGDMLLEKIQTALADIAQSQLKTRSIIHMQPLPES, encoded by the exons ATGGCGGATCGCCTGACGCAGCTGCAGGACGCGCTGAATTCG CTTGCAGACCAGTTCTGTAATGCGATCGGCGTCCTGCAGCAGTGCGCTCCCCCTGCATCCTTCAATAATATTCAGACAGGGATAGGCAAGGAGCAGCCCACAAACCCCACAGAAG AATATGCTCAGCTTTTTGCCACTCTCATTGCCCGTACCGCAAAAGACATTGATGTCCTCATCGACTCTCTGCCCAGTGAGGAATCTACGGCTGCTTTACAG GCCGCCAGCCTGTACCAGTTAGAAGAGGAGAACCACAATGCAGCGACTCGGCTGGAGGAGGTGGTGTTCAGGGGGGACATGCTGCTGGAGAAGATACAGACAGCACTAGCAGACATTGCCCAGTCTCAGCTGAAGACCAGAAGCATTATCCACATGCAGCCACTGCCTGAGAGCtaa
- the MED21 gene encoding mediator of RNA polymerase II transcription subunit 21 isoform X2 produces MLADQFCNAIGVLQQCAPPASFNNIQTGIGKEQPTNPTEEYAQLFATLIARTAKDIDVLIDSLPSEESTAALQAASLYQLEEENHNAATRLEEVVFRGDMLLEKIQTALADIAQSQLKTRSIIHMQPLPES; encoded by the exons atg CTTGCAGACCAGTTCTGTAATGCGATCGGCGTCCTGCAGCAGTGCGCTCCCCCTGCATCCTTCAATAATATTCAGACAGGGATAGGCAAGGAGCAGCCCACAAACCCCACAGAAG AATATGCTCAGCTTTTTGCCACTCTCATTGCCCGTACCGCAAAAGACATTGATGTCCTCATCGACTCTCTGCCCAGTGAGGAATCTACGGCTGCTTTACAG GCCGCCAGCCTGTACCAGTTAGAAGAGGAGAACCACAATGCAGCGACTCGGCTGGAGGAGGTGGTGTTCAGGGGGGACATGCTGCTGGAGAAGATACAGACAGCACTAGCAGACATTGCCCAGTCTCAGCTGAAGACCAGAAGCATTATCCACATGCAGCCACTGCCTGAGAGCtaa